The following proteins come from a genomic window of Tindallia californiensis:
- a CDS encoding Mrp/NBP35 family ATP-binding protein: protein MSKSKEEKEAIDFTETLMDFTAKLNEKSKIKKVIGVVSGKGGVGKSLVTSMLASEMSRRGYQTGIMDADITGPSIPKSFGIKKKAFATEAGMMPVETKGGIKVMSINLLLQQDTDPVVWRGPLVGGTVKQFWTDVVWGDLDYLFIDMPPGTGDVPLTVFQSIQVDGIVIITSPQELVSLIVSKAVKMARTMNIPILGVIENMAYYQCHECGTRHTIFGESHIDTVAKEYGLELLARIPINTEIAEGCDSGNIETIETDYFHRTISKIENRKEPIA, encoded by the coding sequence ATGAGCAAGTCAAAAGAAGAAAAAGAAGCTATTGATTTTACTGAAACGTTAATGGATTTTACAGCAAAGCTTAATGAAAAGAGTAAGATTAAAAAAGTGATCGGAGTAGTGAGTGGGAAAGGAGGGGTTGGAAAATCATTAGTGACGTCTATGCTGGCATCAGAAATGAGTAGACGTGGATATCAAACAGGGATCATGGATGCTGACATCACAGGCCCCTCTATTCCTAAATCCTTTGGAATAAAAAAGAAAGCTTTTGCCACAGAGGCTGGTATGATGCCGGTTGAAACAAAAGGAGGCATTAAAGTAATGTCCATCAACCTCTTACTTCAACAAGACACTGATCCGGTGGTGTGGCGTGGTCCACTAGTAGGTGGAACGGTTAAACAGTTTTGGACAGATGTTGTCTGGGGGGACTTAGATTATTTATTTATTGACATGCCGCCTGGAACGGGAGATGTTCCTTTGACTGTCTTTCAATCAATTCAGGTTGATGGAATTGTGATCATTACTTCACCGCAGGAATTGGTTTCGTTGATTGTTTCAAAAGCGGTGAAAATGGCACGTACAATGAATATTCCAATTCTTGGCGTAATAGAAAATATGGCTTACTATCAGTGCCATGAGTGCGGTACACGGCACACTATTTTTGGCGAAAGTCATATTGATACGGTTGCTAAAGAATATGGGCTTGAGCTATTAGCGCGAATACCAATTAATACGGAAATAGCGGAAGGATGCGATTCTGGAAACATTGAAACAATAGAAACGGATTATTTCCACAGGACGATTTCTAAAATTGAAAACAGAAAGGAGCCAATAGCATGA
- a CDS encoding NifB/NifX family molybdenum-iron cluster-binding protein, which translates to MRIAVASDGKLVSGHFGHCEGFHIFETDGKKILEGKMIPNPGHRPGFLPKYLNELDINVVISGGMGGGAIDIFQEKGIQVVTGATGEALRAAEKFLEGSLDPGISVCQQHQHHDECGGH; encoded by the coding sequence ATGAGAATAGCCGTTGCAAGTGATGGGAAATTGGTATCAGGTCATTTCGGACACTGTGAAGGGTTTCATATTTTTGAAACAGATGGTAAAAAAATTTTAGAAGGAAAAATGATCCCGAATCCTGGGCATCGTCCTGGATTTTTGCCAAAATACTTGAATGAACTGGATATTAACGTTGTTATCTCCGGAGGTATGGGAGGCGGAGCTATCGATATTTTTCAGGAAAAAGGGATTCAGGTTGTAACGGGAGCAACAGGAGAAGCATTGCGTGCGGCTGAGAAATTTCTGGAAGGTTCTCTGGACCCGGGCATTTCTGTTTGCCAGCAGCATCAGCATCATGACGAATGTGGAGGTCATTAA
- a CDS encoding Fur family transcriptional regulator: protein MSFEVEEKVDEIKSLLKKKGYKNTITREEVIRVFVEVQEHLKPEEVYQRIKGEGVSLPTVYRCVELLKKTGVIKEIHIKDGRFYELHMFSKKKLHIHFQCHQCQKIKEYDDRYIFKEILRQKEHIEENYQDIINDITIITKGTCKECNDKHNILPTQMSM from the coding sequence TTGTCTTTTGAAGTGGAAGAAAAAGTAGATGAAATCAAATCGCTATTAAAAAAGAAGGGCTATAAAAATACGATAACCAGAGAAGAAGTGATCCGGGTATTTGTGGAGGTCCAGGAACATTTGAAGCCGGAAGAAGTTTATCAACGGATTAAAGGAGAAGGGGTAAGCCTCCCAACCGTGTATCGATGTGTTGAACTGCTCAAAAAAACGGGTGTCATCAAAGAAATACACATAAAAGACGGGCGTTTCTATGAGTTGCATATGTTTAGCAAAAAAAAGCTGCACATTCATTTTCAGTGTCATCAATGCCAAAAAATAAAAGAGTATGATGATCGATATATTTTCAAAGAAATACTACGACAAAAGGAGCATATTGAAGAAAATTATCAGGATATTATTAACGATATCACCATTATTACGAAGGGAACTTGCAAAGAGTGTAATGATAAGCATAATATTTTGCCAACACAAATGAGTATGTGA
- the aroD gene encoding type I 3-dehydroquinate dehydratase, producing the protein MVKVKGVKIGEGAPKICVPMVGMHEEELLEEAKMIKGLPCDLVEWRADFFQQVMDLERVKITLESIRGILPELPIIFTFRNKREGGHQEITSYYYQKLNETVMEAGQVDLVDVELFSDAELVENLVKAGKRNKVALIISNHDFQKTPPVEEMTRRMLKAIDAGGDIAKIAVMPACAADVLALQEATRQMKEDYGKGPLITMAMGGLGLITRLSGETFGSALTFGAANQTSAPGQIAVKELRPIIELLHDKMKKSE; encoded by the coding sequence GTGGTGAAAGTTAAAGGGGTCAAGATTGGTGAAGGTGCTCCCAAAATTTGTGTTCCCATGGTAGGGATGCATGAAGAGGAATTGTTGGAAGAGGCAAAAATGATTAAAGGGCTGCCTTGTGACTTAGTAGAATGGAGGGCAGACTTTTTTCAGCAAGTTATGGACCTGGAACGAGTGAAGATAACCTTAGAGAGCATTAGGGGAATACTACCGGAGCTTCCGATTATTTTTACTTTTCGGAACAAGCGTGAAGGCGGTCATCAAGAAATAACATCTTACTACTACCAAAAGCTGAACGAAACCGTGATGGAAGCCGGCCAAGTGGATCTGGTGGATGTGGAACTGTTCAGTGATGCAGAGCTGGTTGAAAATCTGGTGAAGGCAGGGAAAAGAAACAAAGTAGCTCTTATTATTTCCAATCACGATTTTCAAAAAACGCCACCGGTAGAAGAAATGACCCGTCGAATGCTGAAAGCAATAGATGCAGGTGGTGACATTGCCAAAATAGCTGTTATGCCGGCATGTGCTGCGGATGTGCTGGCGTTGCAGGAGGCAACCAGACAAATGAAAGAAGACTATGGGAAGGGCCCGCTTATCACAATGGCGATGGGAGGACTTGGTTTGATTACCAGACTTTCTGGAGAAACCTTTGGGTCTGCCTTAACCTTTGGTGCTGCTAATCAAACATCTGCTCCGGGACAAATTGCCGTTAAAGAACTACGGCCAATTATTGAGCTACTGCATGATAAAATGAAAAAAAGCGAATGA
- a CDS encoding Pr6Pr family membrane protein, with product MLLSYLFMMNGVHHQYGPVKAFVHVFRLFTNQSNLLVVLWAFLELKRTNQKKELEFSYMPGTFRGGLVVYIFMTFLVYHLFLRNTYTVTGPSVIINGVTHYIIPAAYILDWYLTEKRQIYRFTHIFFWMLYPLGYLVIGISYGKITGSFPYEYLNWHLEGLSYIIGYGTIIIMCFIAVSILCVCINRQTLFKRKNVKSRNLISPQKEGKQRGN from the coding sequence TTGCTTCTAAGTTATCTTTTTATGATGAATGGGGTGCATCATCAATATGGACCTGTAAAAGCTTTTGTGCATGTTTTTCGACTTTTTACGAATCAAAGTAATTTATTGGTTGTTTTGTGGGCCTTTTTAGAGTTAAAGAGGACAAATCAGAAAAAAGAGTTGGAGTTTTCTTATATGCCTGGAACATTTCGGGGTGGCTTAGTTGTGTATATTTTTATGACCTTTTTAGTGTATCATCTTTTTCTTAGAAATACGTATACAGTTACAGGGCCAAGTGTTATCATTAATGGTGTTACGCATTATATCATTCCGGCAGCCTATATATTGGACTGGTATTTAACGGAAAAACGACAAATCTATCGATTTACCCATATTTTCTTTTGGATGCTTTACCCTCTGGGCTATTTGGTGATAGGCATTTCCTATGGAAAGATCACAGGAAGCTTTCCTTATGAATATCTTAACTGGCATTTAGAAGGATTAAGCTATATAATAGGTTATGGGACAATAATCATAATGTGTTTTATTGCTGTCAGTATCCTGTGTGTATGCATAAATCGACAAACCTTGTTTAAGAGGAAAAATGTGAAGAGCAGGAACTTGATATCTCCTCAAAAGGAAGGCAAGCAAAGGGGCAATTAG
- a CDS encoding response regulator, whose protein sequence is MRVLIVDDATILRKLIRMTLEEIGHEVVGEAENGFKAVLKCADLKPDVIFLDITMPEMDGLTAIPKLIEKNPSVKIVVCSALGQKAMIIQAIKSGAVNFIVKPFEKETIKKVMQVI, encoded by the coding sequence ATGAGAGTGTTAATTGTAGATGACGCAACGATTCTTCGGAAACTAATCAGAATGACTTTAGAAGAAATAGGGCACGAAGTGGTTGGAGAAGCAGAGAATGGGTTTAAGGCGGTGTTGAAATGTGCCGATTTGAAACCGGATGTCATTTTTTTGGACATAACAATGCCTGAGATGGATGGTTTAACAGCCATTCCAAAACTTATTGAAAAAAATCCATCTGTAAAGATTGTGGTTTGTAGTGCCTTGGGTCAGAAAGCAATGATTATACAGGCGATTAAAAGCGGAGCGGTTAATTTTATTGTTAAACCTTTTGAAAAAGAGACGATTAAAAAGGTGATGCAAGTGATCTAA
- a CDS encoding DMT family transporter, whose product MNSLTAKQKKYAADLSLLFVAFAWGGGFVAVKDALNSLTPMYLMAFRFTLAAVVVYVSLHRWIGKISIQEFRNSSVVGTILFLAFAAQTVGLQYTTASKQGFLTATYVIMVPFLYWLLYKKRPPLKVFIGSFLTLIGIGFIGLDSTLSLNKGDWLTLLCALFFAMHILSIEYYTKTIHVFKVAFIQISVAALWFIGAALIFEPMPASLPSRAWIAIVYMAVVSTFGCFTVQTVAQKHTTSSHASIIMSLESVFAAVLGVWLLQEEMTIAMLFGCALIFVAILMVEVNLKKSLPEPEVLGIEADR is encoded by the coding sequence ATGAACTCATTAACCGCCAAACAAAAAAAATACGCGGCAGATCTAAGCCTTCTTTTTGTTGCTTTTGCATGGGGTGGAGGCTTTGTTGCTGTCAAAGATGCACTGAACAGTCTAACGCCTATGTATTTAATGGCTTTTCGTTTTACACTAGCCGCCGTTGTTGTCTATGTTTCTTTACACCGCTGGATTGGAAAAATTTCCATACAAGAATTTCGAAATAGTTCGGTTGTCGGAACTATTCTTTTTCTAGCTTTTGCTGCGCAAACCGTCGGACTTCAATACACTACTGCTTCTAAACAAGGATTCCTAACCGCCACTTACGTCATAATGGTGCCATTCCTTTACTGGTTATTATACAAAAAAAGACCCCCGTTGAAGGTATTCATCGGAAGTTTCTTAACATTGATTGGCATTGGTTTTATCGGTCTGGATTCTACCCTTTCGCTCAACAAGGGCGATTGGCTAACCTTACTTTGCGCTCTTTTTTTTGCTATGCACATTTTATCCATCGAATACTATACTAAAACCATTCATGTTTTCAAGGTTGCTTTTATTCAGATTTCAGTAGCCGCCCTGTGGTTCATTGGAGCCGCTCTTATTTTTGAACCTATGCCTGCATCCCTGCCTTCCCGCGCCTGGATTGCAATTGTTTATATGGCAGTTGTTTCAACCTTTGGCTGTTTTACTGTTCAAACAGTCGCCCAAAAACACACGACTTCCTCACACGCTTCCATTATCATGTCTTTAGAATCTGTTTTTGCAGCTGTTTTAGGAGTCTGGTTGTTGCAAGAAGAAATGACCATAGCGATGCTCTTTGGATGCGCCCTTATTTTCGTTGCTATTCTGATGGTTGAAGTGAATCTAAAAAAATCCCTTCCCGAACCGGAGGTTTTAGGAATAGAAGCTGATCGTTAA
- a CDS encoding hybrid sensor histidine kinase/response regulator, producing MKTINNKGCGCLMIENSEQSLIGKVVKLEKKVKEMETNSFISSEETPYFEAVKEIVNGSKEISMQLQQFYHIIDGLDYPFYLIEANTFRVLLANKKAMGDRKSLLEEGISCHELTHDRLKPCDPKDHPCALLEVLEKKKAVKLEHKHKNVDETIQDVEVHAHPIFNADGEIHQVLEYVLDITERKKTEEELEKREALLRASQKITKTGAWEWDLEKKTMYWTEETYLIHGMEREELMPGSPEHIEKSMQGYERDDIPKIADAFRKCCNQGKAYDMELPYTRSDGEKIWIRTTAEPVIEEGKVKKVIGTFVDITQRKETELALKIAKEEAEKANDAKSRFLANMSHEIRNPMNAIIGLTHLLLKKENDVSLHHEYLQKISAVSKSLMNLINDILDFSKIEAGEMTLENQSFNLEDVMEQVKTVSMTAAKEKGIPLLVDVEAGTPVILTGDAFRLEQILTNLVSNAIKFTEKGKVSLHVRAEGLLEEGKEKIVFTISDTGIGMTKIQAENLFKPYQQAEVTTSRRYGGTGLGLAISRYLVEQMGGMLTVRSALGVGSTFTCAITFKMAEEREKPYGKAVKKMPIEPDTVEESLLKGKRILVVDDDEVNQLVAKGIMKEWGIETEVASDGETAIQKVEEKEYHAVLMDLRMHKMNGLIAVRKMRHTKSKEALPVIAMTADAMEEDRKKTLAAGMNDHLTKPIDPQKLFELLLYWTSEKAVSPKEEKEDCEQEKAQISEGCSKEIIPGISISEGVERFLGDEALFMQILEHTWKHWKEMNDKIKTAYQRKDNSLLKVQVHKIKGTSGNISANRLYHAAAELESNLLKNQLVHLDLYYKEFQAAMEEVMIGLEVLFNNQPSEK from the coding sequence ATGAAAACAATAAACAATAAAGGTTGTGGGTGTCTTATGATAGAAAACAGTGAACAAAGCCTAATCGGTAAGGTGGTAAAATTAGAGAAAAAAGTAAAGGAAATGGAAACAAATTCTTTTATTTCATCGGAGGAGACACCTTATTTTGAAGCTGTAAAAGAAATAGTAAATGGATCAAAAGAAATAAGCATGCAATTACAACAGTTTTACCATATTATTGACGGATTGGATTATCCATTTTATCTGATTGAGGCGAATACTTTTCGGGTGTTGCTGGCAAATAAGAAGGCAATGGGAGACAGGAAATCCCTTCTGGAAGAAGGGATTTCTTGTCATGAGTTAACGCATGACCGTCTGAAACCATGTGACCCAAAGGATCATCCATGTGCTTTATTGGAAGTGTTAGAAAAAAAGAAGGCTGTAAAGCTAGAACATAAACATAAGAACGTAGATGAAACGATACAGGACGTTGAAGTGCATGCTCATCCCATTTTTAATGCTGATGGGGAAATACATCAAGTTCTGGAATATGTTTTAGATATTACAGAACGAAAGAAAACAGAAGAGGAACTGGAAAAAAGAGAAGCATTACTCAGAGCTTCTCAAAAGATAACAAAAACCGGTGCCTGGGAATGGGATCTAGAGAAAAAAACCATGTATTGGACAGAAGAAACCTATCTGATTCATGGGATGGAGCGGGAAGAACTGATGCCAGGATCGCCGGAACATATTGAAAAGAGCATGCAGGGCTATGAGCGTGATGATATACCCAAAATTGCCGACGCTTTTAGAAAATGTTGTAATCAAGGCAAAGCATATGATATGGAACTGCCTTACACAAGATCAGATGGGGAAAAAATATGGATTCGAACTACGGCTGAACCAGTGATTGAAGAGGGTAAGGTTAAAAAAGTAATTGGAACTTTTGTGGATATTACACAAAGAAAAGAGACGGAGCTGGCGTTAAAAATTGCTAAAGAAGAAGCAGAAAAAGCAAATGATGCTAAGTCGAGATTTTTAGCCAATATGAGTCACGAAATTCGCAATCCCATGAATGCTATTATTGGATTGACGCATTTATTATTAAAAAAAGAAAACGATGTGTCCTTACATCATGAATACTTGCAGAAAATAAGTGCGGTTTCCAAGTCTTTAATGAACTTGATTAACGACATTTTAGACTTTTCAAAAATTGAAGCTGGAGAAATGACCTTAGAAAATCAATCTTTTAACTTGGAAGATGTGATGGAACAGGTAAAGACTGTCAGTATGACGGCGGCAAAAGAGAAAGGGATACCATTGCTGGTTGATGTAGAAGCTGGTACACCGGTGATACTAACCGGCGACGCTTTTCGCCTGGAGCAGATCTTAACAAACCTGGTAAGCAACGCCATTAAATTTACAGAAAAAGGAAAAGTAAGTTTACATGTGCGGGCGGAAGGTTTATTGGAAGAAGGGAAAGAAAAAATAGTATTTACTATTTCGGATACAGGGATAGGAATGACAAAAATACAGGCAGAAAACTTATTTAAGCCTTATCAGCAGGCAGAGGTAACGACAAGTCGTCGTTATGGTGGAACTGGTTTGGGTTTGGCGATTTCCAGATACCTGGTAGAACAAATGGGAGGAATGTTAACGGTAAGAAGTGCATTGGGGGTAGGGAGCACCTTCACCTGTGCGATCACCTTTAAGATGGCAGAAGAGAGAGAAAAGCCTTATGGAAAAGCTGTAAAAAAAATGCCAATAGAACCTGATACCGTTGAAGAATCACTACTTAAAGGAAAGAGAATCTTGGTGGTAGACGATGATGAAGTGAATCAATTGGTAGCTAAAGGAATTATGAAAGAATGGGGAATAGAAACAGAGGTAGCTTCTGATGGAGAAACCGCTATTCAAAAAGTGGAAGAAAAGGAATACCATGCGGTTTTAATGGATTTGCGTATGCATAAAATGAATGGATTAATAGCCGTTCGGAAAATGAGACATACCAAATCAAAAGAAGCATTGCCGGTGATTGCGATGACGGCAGATGCGATGGAAGAAGATCGAAAAAAAACTTTGGCGGCAGGGATGAATGATCATTTAACAAAACCTATCGATCCTCAAAAATTATTTGAATTATTACTTTATTGGACTAGCGAAAAGGCGGTCAGTCCAAAAGAGGAAAAAGAGGATTGCGAACAGGAAAAAGCACAGATAAGTGAGGGATGCTCAAAAGAAATCATTCCTGGAATTTCTATAAGTGAAGGGGTTGAAAGGTTTTTAGGCGATGAAGCTTTGTTTATGCAAATACTGGAGCATACATGGAAACATTGGAAAGAGATGAATGATAAAATAAAAACAGCGTATCAGAGAAAAGATAATTCCTTACTAAAGGTGCAGGTGCATAAAATAAAAGGAACTTCCGGGAATATTAGTGCAAACAGATTGTATCATGCTGCTGCCGAACTGGAAAGTAACCTACTGAAAAACCAATTAGTACATCTGGACCTTTATTACAAAGAGTTTCAAGCAGCAATGGAAGAAGTGATGATTGGATTGGAAGTTTTATTTAATAATCAGCCTAGTGAGAAGTAG
- a CDS encoding MFS transporter, protein MNLWLMYVVTILMMTIFNSTFTLLPLYIIDLGGTEFFAGFQAALFYGVAILFRFYFGPLTDRVGRKIPLLIGLSIYTITSFFYYFSHSLTAITIIRIFQGIGFAAFISSAISAVADMAPLHKLGFYMAVYRIVSTLSFLTGPAASMHVAGKHGYHTWFLLCTFMGILSVLVLLGIRFPSLTEEPPVEGMHPMIKIIRTKKYQPVYLGIGITSMCYGALVSFVAIHVSRVTTISNPGIYFTFFALSSLFFTVLSGTLSDRLGRAKVAWPAIMLLGTGVALLLWIEIGQFPLFVLSSILSGIGFNAGLSVLSAWLVDLSSMNTRGSVLSLQESVIDFSIAFTSLAVGFVAGFTSLAMAFFWTGLIVFLLALWMFALTFSNPTSH, encoded by the coding sequence GTGAATCTTTGGCTGATGTATGTCGTTACGATTCTAATGATGACGATTTTTAATTCTACTTTTACTCTCTTACCGCTATATATCATAGACTTGGGCGGAACGGAGTTTTTTGCTGGCTTTCAAGCAGCTCTTTTTTATGGTGTCGCTATTCTTTTCCGCTTTTATTTTGGACCTTTAACCGATCGGGTCGGCCGAAAGATCCCTTTATTGATTGGTCTTTCTATCTACACGATCACGTCTTTTTTTTATTATTTCAGCCATAGCCTGACTGCCATTACAATTATCCGTATTTTCCAGGGCATTGGTTTTGCCGCTTTTATCTCCAGTGCTATTTCGGCGGTTGCTGACATGGCTCCTTTACACAAACTTGGTTTTTACATGGCTGTTTATCGCATTGTCAGTACTCTTTCTTTTTTAACCGGCCCAGCCGCTTCCATGCATGTTGCCGGAAAACACGGCTACCATACTTGGTTCTTACTGTGCACCTTCATGGGCATTCTTTCTGTTCTTGTTCTTTTAGGAATTCGCTTTCCCAGTCTGACAGAAGAACCCCCTGTCGAAGGTATGCATCCTATGATAAAAATTATTCGAACAAAAAAATATCAACCTGTCTATTTAGGAATTGGAATAACTTCTATGTGCTATGGAGCCCTTGTTTCTTTTGTTGCTATCCATGTTTCTAGAGTAACAACTATCAGCAATCCGGGTATTTACTTTACTTTTTTCGCTCTCTCCAGTCTGTTTTTTACGGTTCTTTCCGGCACGCTTTCTGACCGATTAGGGCGGGCAAAAGTTGCCTGGCCCGCTATCATGCTTTTGGGTACAGGCGTTGCCTTGTTATTATGGATAGAGATCGGACAATTTCCGCTATTCGTTTTAAGCAGTATTTTATCCGGCATTGGATTTAACGCTGGCCTTTCTGTACTTTCCGCATGGCTGGTAGACCTTTCATCCATGAATACACGAGGATCCGTTTTATCCCTTCAGGAAAGTGTTATCGACTTTTCCATCGCTTTTACTTCTCTGGCCGTTGGCTTTGTAGCAGGGTTTACAAGCTTAGCCATGGCATTTTTCTGGACAGGCTTGATCGTTTTTCTCCTTGCCCTATGGATGTTTGCATTAACGTTTTCAAACCCTACTTCTCACTAG
- a CDS encoding TraB/GumN family protein produces MIEETIEKEIREKKTEVSFEETLQDVIENPPIDDENITRFFLEEKEIILIGTAHVSKKSAEQVKEVIDYEKPDAVCVELDQQRYQSILAGNKWKETDIFKIIKEKKSTLLLVNLMISSFQKRMAKQFGVKPGQEMIQGIESAKENGAKLVLADRNIQVTFSRVWRGLGIKGKAQLMLQIFFSLFEGEDITEEELEKLKSKDMLNAMLKEFTEAFPRLKTPLIDERDQYLAQKIKTAPGEKIIAVLGAAHVPGIKEQIHYEHDLKALSRVPKKKKSASIIPWLIPAIIVGVIGYTFYLNIDAGIQQSITWILWNGSFSALGAALAFGHPLTILSAFLAAPLSSLNPMLAAGWAAGIVEAVLRKPNVQDFEDLTEDLLSFKGFWRNKVTRILLVVALTNIGSSVGTLIGGANVIRLFLETIGM; encoded by the coding sequence ATGATAGAAGAGACAATAGAAAAAGAAATCAGGGAGAAAAAAACAGAAGTTTCTTTTGAAGAAACATTGCAAGACGTGATAGAAAATCCTCCCATAGATGATGAAAACATTACACGTTTTTTTCTGGAAGAAAAAGAAATTATTTTGATTGGAACGGCTCATGTATCAAAAAAAAGTGCTGAACAAGTCAAAGAAGTGATTGACTATGAAAAGCCGGACGCTGTATGCGTAGAGTTGGATCAGCAGCGATACCAATCCATTCTTGCTGGAAATAAATGGAAAGAAACGGATATTTTCAAGATTATCAAAGAAAAAAAATCAACATTATTGCTGGTCAATTTAATGATATCTTCGTTTCAAAAGCGGATGGCGAAACAATTTGGAGTGAAACCTGGTCAGGAGATGATTCAGGGAATCGAATCGGCAAAAGAAAATGGAGCTAAGCTGGTACTAGCGGATCGCAACATTCAGGTTACTTTTTCAAGAGTATGGCGAGGTTTAGGGATCAAAGGAAAAGCACAATTAATGCTACAGATTTTTTTCAGTTTGTTCGAAGGAGAAGACATTACAGAAGAAGAACTGGAAAAATTAAAATCAAAAGATATGTTGAACGCCATGCTAAAAGAATTTACAGAAGCATTTCCCCGACTTAAGACACCTTTGATTGATGAAAGAGATCAGTACCTGGCACAGAAAATAAAAACGGCTCCTGGTGAAAAAATTATTGCTGTACTGGGTGCGGCTCATGTTCCGGGAATCAAAGAACAAATTCATTATGAACATGATTTAAAAGCGTTATCCCGAGTTCCTAAAAAGAAAAAAAGTGCAAGCATCATTCCTTGGTTGATTCCTGCGATTATAGTAGGGGTCATAGGATACACTTTTTACCTGAATATTGATGCGGGAATTCAGCAGTCCATTACATGGATTTTATGGAATGGAAGTTTTTCAGCTCTGGGAGCAGCCCTTGCTTTTGGTCACCCACTTACCATCTTATCAGCTTTCCTAGCGGCACCTTTAAGTTCCCTTAATCCAATGTTGGCCGCTGGATGGGCCGCTGGTATTGTAGAAGCAGTTCTTCGGAAACCGAATGTTCAGGATTTTGAAGATTTGACAGAGGATCTGCTTAGTTTCAAGGGGTTCTGGAGAAACAAAGTAACAAGAATACTGTTGGTAGTTGCTTTAACAAATATAGGAAGCAGCGTCGGAACCTTAATTGGTGGCGCTAATGTGATTCGCCTGTTTTTAGAAACCATTGGCATGTGA